A portion of the Saimiri boliviensis isolate mSaiBol1 chromosome 1, mSaiBol1.pri, whole genome shotgun sequence genome contains these proteins:
- the LOC101042013 gene encoding LOW QUALITY PROTEIN: uncharacterized protein LOC101042013 (The sequence of the model RefSeq protein was modified relative to this genomic sequence to represent the inferred CDS: inserted 6 bases in 5 codons), which produces MSLLIRELDVNPDACLMALLVVHKFIKAIICPSSPTSCIPCCGHGIPTQLISKDFQLSLCLPFPLAWALLLPTPLLSSHPEGHAPSHSHCFTFHLXLHPGQTSFSGLLAHRPIVGWVPKCRAELTHLLLMSFSGCLLTSGDPTPXVPQPRSPKLASAHLPSHGRQCLQSRECASGAXAGLGRQSSCYLLCPSPSLXNPHCFPITTCALLIPXSHPPATLTPSATFLIP; this is translated from the exons ATGTCCCTTCTGATCAGGGAACTTGATGTGAACCCAGATGCCTGCTTGATGGCTCTGCTGGTTGTCCACAAATTCATAAAGGCCATCATCTGTCCCTCCAGCCCTACCTCTTGCATTCCTTGCTGTGGCCATGGAATCCCCACCCAGCTGATCAGCAAGGACTTTCAGTTATCCCTGTGCCTGCCCTTTCCCTTGGCCTGGGCACTCCTCCTGCCGACTCCACTTCTGAGCTCTCACCCAGAGGGCCATGCACCTTCCCACTCCCACTGCTTTACCTTCCATC TCCTGCACCCAGGACAAACCTCCTTCAGTGGCCTCCTGGCCCATCGGCCCATTGTGGGCTGGGTGCCCAAATGCAGGGCTGAGCTCACACACCTGCTGCTTATGAGCTTCAGTGGCTGCCtgctgacctcaggggatccaacCC AGGTACCCCAGCCAAGGTCCCCTAAGCTGGCCTCAGCACACCTGCCAAGCCATGGCAGACAGTGTCTTCAGTCACGAGAATGTGCTTCTGGAGC TGCAGGACTTGGCAGACAGAGCTCATGCTACCTCCtctgcccttctccctccc tgaaCCCACACTGCTTCCCAATCACCACCTGTGCCCTCCTAATTC TCAGCCACCCACCAGCCACCCTAACTCCATCAGCCACCTTCCTAATTCCTTAG